One segment of Terriglobales bacterium DNA contains the following:
- a CDS encoding aminotransferase class I/II-fold pyridoxal phosphate-dependent enzyme, with protein MKIETLTVHAGHSLTPNENEPIVPAITLSTIFERAEDCSYKHGHIYTRASNPNRRALERALVELEGGKAAAAFASGSAATLAVFQALAPGDHVIATEGFYGTTKLLLDVMKPWGLECSLVNTSDLGLLRSAIRPTTKLIWLETPSNPQMRVSDIAEVAKLAHSSGARLLCDNTVGTPILQRCFELGADMVMHSTTKYLCGHSDVLGGAIVSREDDAFFQKIRMIQSAGGAVPSPFDCWLLHRGIRTMSLRVRTQAENALAIAKFLAGHPAVEKSLYPGLETHPGHDIARKQMKQFGGLLSFLVRGGREQAIRATTGLRIIRRASSLGGTESTIEHRASVEPPNFGTPEGLLRLSVGIEHVDDLIADLEQGLSKV; from the coding sequence ATGAAAATTGAGACTTTGACCGTACACGCAGGCCACAGTTTAACGCCGAATGAAAATGAACCTATCGTTCCGGCGATAACCCTCTCCACAATTTTTGAACGCGCAGAAGATTGCAGCTACAAGCACGGACACATCTATACGCGCGCCTCGAATCCCAACCGGCGGGCGCTGGAGCGCGCGCTGGTTGAGCTGGAAGGCGGTAAGGCAGCAGCGGCATTCGCTTCCGGCTCAGCGGCGACGCTGGCGGTGTTTCAGGCGCTTGCGCCGGGCGATCATGTCATCGCCACAGAGGGCTTTTATGGCACCACCAAGCTCCTGCTGGATGTGATGAAGCCGTGGGGGCTGGAGTGCAGTCTGGTTAACACCAGCGATCTCGGGTTGCTACGCAGCGCTATCCGGCCCACGACCAAACTCATCTGGCTGGAAACACCTTCGAACCCGCAAATGCGGGTGAGCGATATTGCTGAAGTTGCCAAACTTGCCCACTCGTCGGGAGCGCGCCTGCTTTGCGATAACACCGTCGGCACTCCGATTCTGCAGCGATGCTTCGAGCTGGGCGCCGACATGGTGATGCACTCCACGACCAAATATCTTTGCGGACACAGCGACGTACTGGGCGGCGCAATTGTCAGCCGTGAGGACGATGCTTTCTTCCAGAAGATCCGCATGATCCAGAGCGCGGGCGGGGCGGTCCCCTCTCCGTTTGATTGCTGGCTTCTGCATCGCGGAATCCGCACTATGAGTTTGCGGGTGCGCACCCAGGCAGAAAACGCCCTGGCGATTGCCAAATTTCTGGCCGGCCATCCGGCGGTGGAGAAATCCCTTTATCCCGGACTCGAGACGCACCCCGGCCACGACATTGCTAGAAAGCAGATGAAGCAGTTCGGCGGTTTGCTTTCGTTCCTGGTACGCGGCGGACGCGAACAGGCGATTCGCGCAACCACGGGGCTTCGTATTATCCGGCGGGCCAGCAGCCTGGGAGGGACGGAAAGCACCATCGAGCATCGCGCCTCGGTCGAGCCCCCGAACTTCGGCACGCCCGAGGGCCTGCTGCGGCTTTCGGTCGGCATTGAGCATGTAGATGACCTGATCGCTGATCTGGAGCAGGGGCTGAGCAAGGTGTGA